The following coding sequences lie in one Apium graveolens cultivar Ventura chromosome 1, ASM990537v1, whole genome shotgun sequence genomic window:
- the LOC141679410 gene encoding glyceraldehyde-3-phosphate dehydrogenase A, chloroplastic-like, producing MASAALFMGSSSLQVNKGFSDFAGLRSSAALPFNKRTSDDLLSVVAFQTSVIGGGNKRGVVEAKLKVAINGFGRIGRNFLRCWHGRKDSPLDVVAINDTGGVKQASHLLKYDSTLGIFDADVKPVGTDGISVDGKVIQVVSNRNPSNLPWGELGIDLVIEGTGVFVDREGAGKHLEAGAKKVLITAPGKGDIPTYVVGVNAELYNHSESIISNASCTTNCLAPFVKVLDQKFGIIKGTMTTTHSYTGDQRLLDASHRDLRRARAAALNIVPTSTGAAKAVALVLPNLKGKLNGIALRVPTPNVSVVDLVVQVTKKTFAEEVNAAFKESSDNELKGILALCEEPLVSVDFRCSDVSSTVDASLTMVMGDDMVKVIAWYDNEWGYSQRVVDLADIVASKWE from the exons ATGGCCTCGGCTGCTCTTTTCATGGGCAGTTCATCTCTCCAG GTGAACAAAGGATTCTCGGATTTTGCAGGGCTGCGTTCCTCTGCTGCTCTTCCTTTTAACAAAAGAACATCTGATGACTTGCTCTCTGTTGTTGCCTTCCAGACCTCTGTG ATCGGTGGAGGCAACAAGAGAGGAGTTGTGGAAGCCAAGCTAAAGGTAGCCATAAATGGATTTGGAAGAATCGGAAGGAACTTTCTTAGGTGTTGGCATGGAAGGAAAGACTCTCCTCTCGATGTTGTTGCCATCAATGACACCGGTGGTGTAAAGCAAGCATCTCACCTTCTCAAATACGACTCGACACTCGGCATCTTTGATGCTGATGTCAAGCCTGTAGGTACTGATGGCATCTCTGTTGATGGAAAGGTCATCCAAGTTGTCTCTAACCGCAACCCTAGCAACCTACCATGGGG GGAGCTAGGAATTGACTTGGTCATCGAAGGAACTGGAGTGTTTGTGGACAGAGAGGGTGCTGGTAAACATCTTGAGGCTGGAGCCAAGAAAGTACTCATCACAGCCCCCGGAAAGGGTGACATTCCGACATATGTTGTTGGTGTCAACGCAGAATTATATAATCATTCTGAGAGCATAATTAGTAATGCGTCCTGCACTACCAACTGTCTTGCACCCTTCGTGAAGGTTCTTGACCAGAAATTTG GCATTATCAAGGGGACCATGACCACAACTCACTCCTACACCGGAGACCAGAGGCTGCTTGATGCAAGCCACAGGGATCTCAGGCGTGCACGTGCTGCAGCACTCAACATTGTCCCAACATCAACAGGTGCAGCGAAGGCTGTGGCACTCGTCCTACCAAATCTCAAGGGAAAGCTCAATGGTATTGCCCTCCGTGTACCCACTCCTAATGTGTCAGTTGTGGATCTCGTTGTTCAGGTTACCAAGAAGACATTTGCTGAGGAAGTCAATGCTGCGTTCAAGGAGAGCTCTGACAACGAGCTAAAAGGCATCCTAGCCTTGTGCGAGGAACCACTTGTTTCAGTTGATTTCAGATGCTCGGATGTTTCCTCAACAGTTGATGCATCGCTGACCATGGTTATGGGAGACGACATGGTGAAGGTGATTGCCTGGTATGACAACGAGTGGGGATACTCACAGCGAGTGGTTGATTTGGCCGATATTGTTGCCAGTAAATGGGAATGA